A section of the Malus sylvestris chromosome 17, drMalSylv7.2, whole genome shotgun sequence genome encodes:
- the LOC126610433 gene encoding probable alpha-mannosidase At5g13980 isoform X1, whose product MCMHDEAATHYIDMIDQTTLGHRFIKKEFDMTPRIGWQIDPFGHSAVQAYLLGAEAGFDSLFFGRIDYQDRAKRKNDKSLEFIWQGSKSLGSSAQIFSGAFPEAYEPPSGFYFEVNDDSPIVQDDITLFDYNVHDRVNDFVATAVSQANITRTNHIMWTMGTDFMYQYAHTWFRQMDKLIHYVNMDGRVNALYSTPSIYTDAKYATNESWPIKTGDFFPYADRANAYWTGYFTSRPALKHYVRTMSGYYLAARQLEFFIGRTDSGPNTDSLADALAIAQHHDAVTGTEKQHVANDYAKRLAIGYTEAEQVVATSLAHLVESASYTGSVNPTTKFQQCPLLNISYCPASEMNFSEAKQLIVMVYNSLGWKRDDVIRIPIINEDVTVHDSEGREIESQLLPLDDAHVGLRNYYAKAYLGQTPTKTPNYWLAFTVSVPPLGFNTYTISLLGKAPLIPQNAGAYIFRPNGTFLIKPGEKASLTVVRGPVIDEVHQQINAWIYQVTRIHKEKEHVEFEFIVGPLPTDDGIGKEVVTQLATTMATNKTFYTDSNGRDFIERIRDYRTDWDLKVHQPIAGNYYPINLGIYMQDNSTEFSVLVDRSIGGSSTVDGQIELMLHRRLLLDDSRGVAEALNETVCIDNVCSGLRIQGKFYFRIDPLGEGAKWRRTFGQEIYSPLLLAFSEQDGDNWKNSHVTTFSGVGSSYSLPNNVALITLQELDDGKVLLRLAHLYEIGEDRDLSVMANVELKQLFPRKKIGKLTEMNLSANQERTGMEKKRLNWKVEEGSSSEAKVARGGTVDPAKLVVELAPMEIRTFLVEFNQSFNHYSFDA is encoded by the exons ATGTGTATGCATGATGAGGCTGCAACGCATTATATCGATATGATAGATCAGACGACTCTAGGGCATCGCTTTATTAAAAAGGAATTTGACATGACTCCAAGAATTGGTTGGCAAATTGACCCCTTTGGGCATTCGGCAGTCCAGGCTTATTTGTTGGGAGCAGAA GCGGGATTCGACTCACTTTTCTTTGGTCGAATAGATTACCAGGATAGGGCTAAGCGCAAAAATGACAAGAGCCTTGAATTTATTTGGCAGGGTTCGAAGAGTCTCGGTTCATCTGCTCAG ATTTTTTCTGGTGCATTCCCTGAGGCTTATGAGCCTCCATCTGGTTTCTATTTTGAAGTTAATGATGATTCCCCAATTGTTCAG GATGACATCACTTTGTTTGATTACAATGTACATGATCGTGTTAATGACTTTGTTGCTACTGCAGTATCACAG GCTAACATAACTCGAACGAATCATATAATGTGGACCATGGGAACAGATTTCATGTATCAGTATGCACACACATGGTTCCGACAAATGGACAAACTCATTCACTATGTCAACATG GATGGACGTGTTAATGCTCTGTATTCTACTCCATCCATATATACGGATGCAAAGTATGCTACAAATGAATCATGGCCAATCAAGACCGGTGATTTCTTTCC TTATGCAGATCGTGCAAATGCATACTGGACAGGGTACTTCACAAGTAGACCAGCCTTGAAACATTACGTTAGAACAATGAGTGGCTATTATTTG GCTGCAAGGCAACTAGAATTTTTTATAGGAAGGACTGATTCAGGGCCCAACACAGATTCATTGGCAGATGCCTTGGCAATTGCTCAACATCATGATGCAGTCACTGGTACAGAGAAGCAGCATGTTGCCAATGATTATGCAAAAAGATTGGCCATAGGCTACACGGAG GCCGAGCAAGTAGTTGCCACGTCACTTGCTCACTTGGTTGAGTCTGCATCATACACTGGATCTGTAAATCCAACTACGAAGTTTCAACAG TGCCCACTTCTGAATATCAGCTATTGCCCTGCATCAGAAATGAATTTTTCTGAAGCGAAACAATTG ATTGTCATGGTGTACAATTCCCTAGGATGGAAGAGGGATGATGTAATTCGAATTCCT ATTATCAATGAAGATGTCACTGTTCATGATTCTGAGGGaagagaaattgaatcacagCTTCTCCCACTAGATGATGCCCATGTGGGCTTAAGGAACTACTATGCTAAGGCATACTTGGGTCAAACTCCAACAAAGACACCAAACTATTGGCTTGCGTTTACAGTATCCGTGCCACCACTCGGTTTCAACACATACACTATCTCGCTTTTGGGTAAAG CTCCTCTGATTCCTCAG aATGCCGGGGCATATATCTTCCGTCCAAATGGCACGTTTCTCATAAAACCTGGAGAAAAG GCTTCTCTGACTGTCGTGCGTGGACCAGTAATAGATGAAGTGCATCAACAAATTAATGCATGGATATATCAG GTCACCAGAATTCACAAAGAGAAGGAGCATGTTGAATTCGAGTTTATT GTTGGGCCATTACCTACTGATGACGGAATTGGCAAAGAAGTTGTAACTCAACTAGCCACTACCATGGCTACCAATAAAACGTTCTACACTGATTCTAATGGGCGTGATTTTATTGAAAGG ATTCGCGACTATAGAACAGATTGGGACCTGAAAGTGCACCAACCTATAGCCGGAAATTATTATCCA ATTAATCTTGGGATATACATGCAAGATAACAGTACAGAATTTTCGGTTTTGGTGGATCGATCTATAGGAGGGTCCAGCACAGTGGATGGACAGATAGAGCTGATGCTCCACAG GAGACTACTACTTGATGACTCAAGAGGTGTGGCAGAGGCTCTAAATGAAACTGTCTGTATTGACAATGTTTGCAGTGGACTAAGA AtccaaggaaaattttatttcagAATCGACCCCCTGGGAGAAGGTGCCAAGTGGCGTCGCACTTTTGGTCAGGAGATATATTCCCCTCTTTTACTGGCCTTTTCTGAAcag GATGGAGATAACTGGAAGAATTCTCATGTAACCACTTTTTCAGGGGTTGGTTCCTCGTACAGTTTACCTAATAACGTCGCTCTTATAACTCTTCAG GAGCTTGATGATGGAAAAGTTCTCCTTCGATTAGCACATTTATATGAG ATTGGAGAGGACAGGGATCTTTCTGTAATGGCAAATGTAGAGTTGAAGCAGCTCTTCCCCAGGAAGAAG ATTGGTAAACTTACAGAGATGAACTTATCGGCAAATCAAGAACGGACAGGAATGGAGAAAAAGAGACTCAATTGGAAGGTGGAAGAAGGCTCTTCATCAGAAGCAAAGGTTGCGAGGGGTGGAACTGTTGATCCTGCAAAACTGGTTGTGGAACTTGCACCAATGGAAATCCGAACCTTTCTCGTTGAGTTTAACCAAAGCTTCAATCATTATTCATTTGATGCCTAA
- the LOC126610433 gene encoding probable alpha-mannosidase At5g13980 isoform X4, with protein sequence MSGYYLAARQLEFFIGRTDSGPNTDSLADALAIAQHHDAVTGTEKQHVANDYAKRLAIGYTEAEQVVATSLAHLVESASYTGSVNPTTKFQQCPLLNISYCPASEMNFSEAKQLIVMVYNSLGWKRDDVIRIPIINEDVTVHDSEGREIESQLLPLDDAHVGLRNYYAKAYLGQTPTKTPNYWLAFTVSVPPLGFNTYTISLLGKGAGSTRSSVQTFQSREESTIEVGQGNVKLTFSTNQGKMTKYVNRRSLVEELVEQSYGFYNGYNGSDDKAPLIPQNAGAYIFRPNGTFLIKPGEKASLTVVRGPVIDEVHQQINAWIYQVTRIHKEKEHVEFEFIVGPLPTDDGIGKEVVTQLATTMATNKTFYTDSNGRDFIERIRDYRTDWDLKVHQPIAGNYYPINLGIYMQDNSTEFSVLVDRSIGGSSTVDGQIELMLHRRLLLDDSRGVAEALNETVCIDNVCSGLRIQGKFYFRIDPLGEGAKWRRTFGQEIYSPLLLAFSEQDGDNWKNSHVTTFSGVGSSYSLPNNVALITLQELDDGKVLLRLAHLYEIGEDRDLSVMANVELKQLFPRKKIGKLTEMNLSANQERTGMEKKRLNWKVEEGSSSEAKVARGGTVDPAKLVVELAPMEIRTFLVEFNQSFNHYSFDA encoded by the exons ATGAGTGGCTATTATTTG GCTGCAAGGCAACTAGAATTTTTTATAGGAAGGACTGATTCAGGGCCCAACACAGATTCATTGGCAGATGCCTTGGCAATTGCTCAACATCATGATGCAGTCACTGGTACAGAGAAGCAGCATGTTGCCAATGATTATGCAAAAAGATTGGCCATAGGCTACACGGAG GCCGAGCAAGTAGTTGCCACGTCACTTGCTCACTTGGTTGAGTCTGCATCATACACTGGATCTGTAAATCCAACTACGAAGTTTCAACAG TGCCCACTTCTGAATATCAGCTATTGCCCTGCATCAGAAATGAATTTTTCTGAAGCGAAACAATTG ATTGTCATGGTGTACAATTCCCTAGGATGGAAGAGGGATGATGTAATTCGAATTCCT ATTATCAATGAAGATGTCACTGTTCATGATTCTGAGGGaagagaaattgaatcacagCTTCTCCCACTAGATGATGCCCATGTGGGCTTAAGGAACTACTATGCTAAGGCATACTTGGGTCAAACTCCAACAAAGACACCAAACTATTGGCTTGCGTTTACAGTATCCGTGCCACCACTCGGTTTCAACACATACACTATCTCGCTTTTGGGTAAAGGTGCTGGTTCCACCAGATCATCTGTACAGACATTTCAAAGTAGGGAAGAGTCCACTATTGAAGTTGGTCAAGGAAATGTGAAACTCACGTTTTCTACAAATCAAGGCAAAATGACTAAATATGTCAATAGAAGAAGCTTG GTTGAAGAATTGGTCGAACAGTCTTACGGTTTTTATAATGGATATAATGGCAGTGATGATAAAGCTCCTCTGATTCCTCAG aATGCCGGGGCATATATCTTCCGTCCAAATGGCACGTTTCTCATAAAACCTGGAGAAAAG GCTTCTCTGACTGTCGTGCGTGGACCAGTAATAGATGAAGTGCATCAACAAATTAATGCATGGATATATCAG GTCACCAGAATTCACAAAGAGAAGGAGCATGTTGAATTCGAGTTTATT GTTGGGCCATTACCTACTGATGACGGAATTGGCAAAGAAGTTGTAACTCAACTAGCCACTACCATGGCTACCAATAAAACGTTCTACACTGATTCTAATGGGCGTGATTTTATTGAAAGG ATTCGCGACTATAGAACAGATTGGGACCTGAAAGTGCACCAACCTATAGCCGGAAATTATTATCCA ATTAATCTTGGGATATACATGCAAGATAACAGTACAGAATTTTCGGTTTTGGTGGATCGATCTATAGGAGGGTCCAGCACAGTGGATGGACAGATAGAGCTGATGCTCCACAG GAGACTACTACTTGATGACTCAAGAGGTGTGGCAGAGGCTCTAAATGAAACTGTCTGTATTGACAATGTTTGCAGTGGACTAAGA AtccaaggaaaattttatttcagAATCGACCCCCTGGGAGAAGGTGCCAAGTGGCGTCGCACTTTTGGTCAGGAGATATATTCCCCTCTTTTACTGGCCTTTTCTGAAcag GATGGAGATAACTGGAAGAATTCTCATGTAACCACTTTTTCAGGGGTTGGTTCCTCGTACAGTTTACCTAATAACGTCGCTCTTATAACTCTTCAG GAGCTTGATGATGGAAAAGTTCTCCTTCGATTAGCACATTTATATGAG ATTGGAGAGGACAGGGATCTTTCTGTAATGGCAAATGTAGAGTTGAAGCAGCTCTTCCCCAGGAAGAAG ATTGGTAAACTTACAGAGATGAACTTATCGGCAAATCAAGAACGGACAGGAATGGAGAAAAAGAGACTCAATTGGAAGGTGGAAGAAGGCTCTTCATCAGAAGCAAAGGTTGCGAGGGGTGGAACTGTTGATCCTGCAAAACTGGTTGTGGAACTTGCACCAATGGAAATCCGAACCTTTCTCGTTGAGTTTAACCAAAGCTTCAATCATTATTCATTTGATGCCTAA
- the LOC126610433 gene encoding probable alpha-mannosidase At5g13980 isoform X3 yields MLVPERPNWSIQPFCSLCSEDGRVNALYSTPSIYTDAKYATNESWPIKTGDFFPYADRANAYWTGYFTSRPALKHYVRTMSGYYLAARQLEFFIGRTDSGPNTDSLADALAIAQHHDAVTGTEKQHVANDYAKRLAIGYTEAEQVVATSLAHLVESASYTGSVNPTTKFQQCPLLNISYCPASEMNFSEAKQLIVMVYNSLGWKRDDVIRIPIINEDVTVHDSEGREIESQLLPLDDAHVGLRNYYAKAYLGQTPTKTPNYWLAFTVSVPPLGFNTYTISLLGKGAGSTRSSVQTFQSREESTIEVGQGNVKLTFSTNQGKMTKYVNRRSLVEELVEQSYGFYNGYNGSDDKAPLIPQNAGAYIFRPNGTFLIKPGEKASLTVVRGPVIDEVHQQINAWIYQVTRIHKEKEHVEFEFIVGPLPTDDGIGKEVVTQLATTMATNKTFYTDSNGRDFIERIRDYRTDWDLKVHQPIAGNYYPINLGIYMQDNSTEFSVLVDRSIGGSSTVDGQIELMLHRRLLLDDSRGVAEALNETVCIDNVCSGLRIQGKFYFRIDPLGEGAKWRRTFGQEIYSPLLLAFSEQDGDNWKNSHVTTFSGVGSSYSLPNNVALITLQELDDGKVLLRLAHLYEIGEDRDLSVMANVELKQLFPRKKIGKLTEMNLSANQERTGMEKKRLNWKVEEGSSSEAKVARGGTVDPAKLVVELAPMEIRTFLVEFNQSFNHYSFDA; encoded by the exons ATGCTTGTGCCTGAGAGGCCAAATTGGTCGATTCAACCTTTCTGTAGTCTCTGTTCTGAG GATGGACGTGTTAATGCTCTGTATTCTACTCCATCCATATATACGGATGCAAAGTATGCTACAAATGAATCATGGCCAATCAAGACCGGTGATTTCTTTCC TTATGCAGATCGTGCAAATGCATACTGGACAGGGTACTTCACAAGTAGACCAGCCTTGAAACATTACGTTAGAACAATGAGTGGCTATTATTTG GCTGCAAGGCAACTAGAATTTTTTATAGGAAGGACTGATTCAGGGCCCAACACAGATTCATTGGCAGATGCCTTGGCAATTGCTCAACATCATGATGCAGTCACTGGTACAGAGAAGCAGCATGTTGCCAATGATTATGCAAAAAGATTGGCCATAGGCTACACGGAG GCCGAGCAAGTAGTTGCCACGTCACTTGCTCACTTGGTTGAGTCTGCATCATACACTGGATCTGTAAATCCAACTACGAAGTTTCAACAG TGCCCACTTCTGAATATCAGCTATTGCCCTGCATCAGAAATGAATTTTTCTGAAGCGAAACAATTG ATTGTCATGGTGTACAATTCCCTAGGATGGAAGAGGGATGATGTAATTCGAATTCCT ATTATCAATGAAGATGTCACTGTTCATGATTCTGAGGGaagagaaattgaatcacagCTTCTCCCACTAGATGATGCCCATGTGGGCTTAAGGAACTACTATGCTAAGGCATACTTGGGTCAAACTCCAACAAAGACACCAAACTATTGGCTTGCGTTTACAGTATCCGTGCCACCACTCGGTTTCAACACATACACTATCTCGCTTTTGGGTAAAGGTGCTGGTTCCACCAGATCATCTGTACAGACATTTCAAAGTAGGGAAGAGTCCACTATTGAAGTTGGTCAAGGAAATGTGAAACTCACGTTTTCTACAAATCAAGGCAAAATGACTAAATATGTCAATAGAAGAAGCTTG GTTGAAGAATTGGTCGAACAGTCTTACGGTTTTTATAATGGATATAATGGCAGTGATGATAAAGCTCCTCTGATTCCTCAG aATGCCGGGGCATATATCTTCCGTCCAAATGGCACGTTTCTCATAAAACCTGGAGAAAAG GCTTCTCTGACTGTCGTGCGTGGACCAGTAATAGATGAAGTGCATCAACAAATTAATGCATGGATATATCAG GTCACCAGAATTCACAAAGAGAAGGAGCATGTTGAATTCGAGTTTATT GTTGGGCCATTACCTACTGATGACGGAATTGGCAAAGAAGTTGTAACTCAACTAGCCACTACCATGGCTACCAATAAAACGTTCTACACTGATTCTAATGGGCGTGATTTTATTGAAAGG ATTCGCGACTATAGAACAGATTGGGACCTGAAAGTGCACCAACCTATAGCCGGAAATTATTATCCA ATTAATCTTGGGATATACATGCAAGATAACAGTACAGAATTTTCGGTTTTGGTGGATCGATCTATAGGAGGGTCCAGCACAGTGGATGGACAGATAGAGCTGATGCTCCACAG GAGACTACTACTTGATGACTCAAGAGGTGTGGCAGAGGCTCTAAATGAAACTGTCTGTATTGACAATGTTTGCAGTGGACTAAGA AtccaaggaaaattttatttcagAATCGACCCCCTGGGAGAAGGTGCCAAGTGGCGTCGCACTTTTGGTCAGGAGATATATTCCCCTCTTTTACTGGCCTTTTCTGAAcag GATGGAGATAACTGGAAGAATTCTCATGTAACCACTTTTTCAGGGGTTGGTTCCTCGTACAGTTTACCTAATAACGTCGCTCTTATAACTCTTCAG GAGCTTGATGATGGAAAAGTTCTCCTTCGATTAGCACATTTATATGAG ATTGGAGAGGACAGGGATCTTTCTGTAATGGCAAATGTAGAGTTGAAGCAGCTCTTCCCCAGGAAGAAG ATTGGTAAACTTACAGAGATGAACTTATCGGCAAATCAAGAACGGACAGGAATGGAGAAAAAGAGACTCAATTGGAAGGTGGAAGAAGGCTCTTCATCAGAAGCAAAGGTTGCGAGGGGTGGAACTGTTGATCCTGCAAAACTGGTTGTGGAACTTGCACCAATGGAAATCCGAACCTTTCTCGTTGAGTTTAACCAAAGCTTCAATCATTATTCATTTGATGCCTAA
- the LOC126610433 gene encoding probable alpha-mannosidase At5g13980 isoform X2, producing MCMHDEAATHYIDMIDQTTLGHRFIKKEFDMTPRIGWQIDPFGHSAVQAYLLGAEAGFDSLFFGRIDYQDRAKRKNDKSLEFIWQGSKSLGSSAQIFSGAFPEAYEPPSGFYFEVNDDSPIVQDDITLFDYNVHDRVNDFVATAVSQANITRTNHIMWTMGTDFMYQYAHTWFRQMDKLIHYVNMDGRVNALYSTPSIYTDAKYATNESWPIKTGDFFPYADRANAYWTGYFTSRPALKHYVRTMSGYYLAARQLEFFIGRTDSGPNTDSLADALAIAQHHDAVTGTEKQHVANDYAKRLAIGYTEAEQVVATSLAHLVESASYTGSVNPTTKFQQCPLLNISYCPASEMNFSEAKQLIVMVYNSLGWKRDDVIRIPIINEDVTVHDSEGREIESQLLPLDDAHVGLRNYYAKAYLGQTPTKTPNYWLAFTVSVPPLGFNTYTISLLGKGAGSTRSSVQTFQSREESTIEVGQGNVKLTFSTNQGKMTKYVNRRSLVEELVEQSYGFYNGYNGSDDKAPLIPQNAGAYIFRPNGTFLIKPGEKASLTVVRGPVIDEVHQQINAWIYQVTRIHKEKEHVEFEFIVGPLPTDDGIGKEVVTQLATTMATNKTFYTDSNGRDFIERIRDYRTDWDLKVHQPIAGNYYPINLGIYMQDNSTEFSVLVDRSIGGSSTVDGQIELMLHRRLLLDDSRGVAEALNETVCIDNVCSGLRIQGKFYFRIDPLGEGAKWRRTFGQEIYSPLLLAFSEQVAPFL from the exons ATGTGTATGCATGATGAGGCTGCAACGCATTATATCGATATGATAGATCAGACGACTCTAGGGCATCGCTTTATTAAAAAGGAATTTGACATGACTCCAAGAATTGGTTGGCAAATTGACCCCTTTGGGCATTCGGCAGTCCAGGCTTATTTGTTGGGAGCAGAA GCGGGATTCGACTCACTTTTCTTTGGTCGAATAGATTACCAGGATAGGGCTAAGCGCAAAAATGACAAGAGCCTTGAATTTATTTGGCAGGGTTCGAAGAGTCTCGGTTCATCTGCTCAG ATTTTTTCTGGTGCATTCCCTGAGGCTTATGAGCCTCCATCTGGTTTCTATTTTGAAGTTAATGATGATTCCCCAATTGTTCAG GATGACATCACTTTGTTTGATTACAATGTACATGATCGTGTTAATGACTTTGTTGCTACTGCAGTATCACAG GCTAACATAACTCGAACGAATCATATAATGTGGACCATGGGAACAGATTTCATGTATCAGTATGCACACACATGGTTCCGACAAATGGACAAACTCATTCACTATGTCAACATG GATGGACGTGTTAATGCTCTGTATTCTACTCCATCCATATATACGGATGCAAAGTATGCTACAAATGAATCATGGCCAATCAAGACCGGTGATTTCTTTCC TTATGCAGATCGTGCAAATGCATACTGGACAGGGTACTTCACAAGTAGACCAGCCTTGAAACATTACGTTAGAACAATGAGTGGCTATTATTTG GCTGCAAGGCAACTAGAATTTTTTATAGGAAGGACTGATTCAGGGCCCAACACAGATTCATTGGCAGATGCCTTGGCAATTGCTCAACATCATGATGCAGTCACTGGTACAGAGAAGCAGCATGTTGCCAATGATTATGCAAAAAGATTGGCCATAGGCTACACGGAG GCCGAGCAAGTAGTTGCCACGTCACTTGCTCACTTGGTTGAGTCTGCATCATACACTGGATCTGTAAATCCAACTACGAAGTTTCAACAG TGCCCACTTCTGAATATCAGCTATTGCCCTGCATCAGAAATGAATTTTTCTGAAGCGAAACAATTG ATTGTCATGGTGTACAATTCCCTAGGATGGAAGAGGGATGATGTAATTCGAATTCCT ATTATCAATGAAGATGTCACTGTTCATGATTCTGAGGGaagagaaattgaatcacagCTTCTCCCACTAGATGATGCCCATGTGGGCTTAAGGAACTACTATGCTAAGGCATACTTGGGTCAAACTCCAACAAAGACACCAAACTATTGGCTTGCGTTTACAGTATCCGTGCCACCACTCGGTTTCAACACATACACTATCTCGCTTTTGGGTAAAGGTGCTGGTTCCACCAGATCATCTGTACAGACATTTCAAAGTAGGGAAGAGTCCACTATTGAAGTTGGTCAAGGAAATGTGAAACTCACGTTTTCTACAAATCAAGGCAAAATGACTAAATATGTCAATAGAAGAAGCTTG GTTGAAGAATTGGTCGAACAGTCTTACGGTTTTTATAATGGATATAATGGCAGTGATGATAAAGCTCCTCTGATTCCTCAG aATGCCGGGGCATATATCTTCCGTCCAAATGGCACGTTTCTCATAAAACCTGGAGAAAAG GCTTCTCTGACTGTCGTGCGTGGACCAGTAATAGATGAAGTGCATCAACAAATTAATGCATGGATATATCAG GTCACCAGAATTCACAAAGAGAAGGAGCATGTTGAATTCGAGTTTATT GTTGGGCCATTACCTACTGATGACGGAATTGGCAAAGAAGTTGTAACTCAACTAGCCACTACCATGGCTACCAATAAAACGTTCTACACTGATTCTAATGGGCGTGATTTTATTGAAAGG ATTCGCGACTATAGAACAGATTGGGACCTGAAAGTGCACCAACCTATAGCCGGAAATTATTATCCA ATTAATCTTGGGATATACATGCAAGATAACAGTACAGAATTTTCGGTTTTGGTGGATCGATCTATAGGAGGGTCCAGCACAGTGGATGGACAGATAGAGCTGATGCTCCACAG GAGACTACTACTTGATGACTCAAGAGGTGTGGCAGAGGCTCTAAATGAAACTGTCTGTATTGACAATGTTTGCAGTGGACTAAGA AtccaaggaaaattttatttcagAATCGACCCCCTGGGAGAAGGTGCCAAGTGGCGTCGCACTTTTGGTCAGGAGATATATTCCCCTCTTTTACTGGCCTTTTCTGAAcag GTGGCTCCCTTTCTGTAG